A stretch of the Candidatus Poribacteria bacterium genome encodes the following:
- a CDS encoding indolepyruvate ferredoxin oxidoreductase: MSDRMLLEHGTNVYTGCELLVKGALEGRASLLTGYPGSPIAEVFDVVERLGPALKEHGVVAQLANNEALGAARLNGAQMGPVRAIAFMKSVGVHVAADAIAIGNIAGTQGGAVIVMGEDPHSDSTQVPVDSRYIAQHLFVPTIEPSTFQEIKDWVGVALDISSEASLYVGYIITTHQADGGGVVELRPHPPLTVSPEKPLTIDPDQIALDDRIVLPPDTARLERDMAARRLPMAVDLARKAGLNRIVNADAHAPVAFVTAGAAYLYLEHALHEMGLSGEYPILKLGMTYPLDSESIVDIASRAEHLVVVEERRGLLESAVKSAVADMLRDGTLLRAPRVWGKRLPFGLPGLPDTLGLTPTSIAAALHPLFARLRDNAPASADGNGTGSASVAAVPSGSSPALPLRTPGYCPGCPHRDSGVVLENIVHDFADADYMRHHHGMDPIQLVFHGDIGCYVMFKYDPFQHLMHNLAGMGLGGGGTGAGIDPFITNKQVVFIGDSTFFHSGMIGISDSIKHGQDITYIVLDNKTTAMTGHQTTPGLERDLMGNPTVAQDIERVVSGLAGTTDLLIVRTDPADYVAYRRLLEKTILQDGVKIIIADKECGITYHRRLRRARRQEERERGFVASDRFINITPEACEFCLACTQATGCPALNIVETDYGPKIVTDLSTCVGDSACTKVHACPAFEVVTVERKAPKAQRDFPLDTVEEPTPCDFDETFAIYAAGVGGMGIGVISAILVQAAFRQGYRVQFCDKKGLAIRNGSVFAHVILSKSDAVLSPIIPAGRADVLLGIDALESARALDPGGRMCVGSRDRTRVVVNTSRTPTIPMLVGKAHFDVADLEDTIRASVADGGYFATDFSAHSERYFGNKLYANLMLLGAAYQLGNLPLSLDALVWAIENSVPRSDIDANLKAFRIGRMAVAHPSLFGPPQAQTCKDLVRDKSRILARSVRKREDGESLALEYQDLVQQCVDRLELDDVDHRFFAQCVYDLIQHEDIEYARLYADHVLDVHLKDGASRGWAATLAVIRGLHRVMCIKDEVYVAHLLTSEEKRARDRARYDINPANGDTIHYSHLNRPSFTVFGRDIEFRWTSKDWQLEWMKRAKFLRRLLPQWHRREKDFRDWYLARVDEFQCRGDHEYAAWVDVLSCPDEARGYRSIRYPKMDAARARAEEILASLKPVAEGGAS, translated from the coding sequence ATGAGCGACCGCATGCTGCTCGAGCACGGCACGAACGTGTACACGGGGTGCGAGTTGCTCGTCAAAGGCGCGCTCGAGGGTCGAGCCAGTCTGCTGACGGGCTACCCGGGCTCCCCCATCGCCGAAGTGTTCGATGTCGTCGAGCGCCTGGGACCGGCTCTCAAGGAACACGGCGTCGTTGCTCAACTCGCCAACAATGAGGCGCTGGGTGCGGCGCGTCTGAACGGCGCTCAGATGGGCCCGGTACGCGCCATCGCGTTCATGAAGAGCGTCGGCGTTCACGTGGCGGCTGACGCGATCGCCATCGGCAACATCGCCGGGACGCAGGGCGGCGCTGTCATCGTGATGGGCGAGGACCCCCACTCGGACTCGACCCAGGTTCCCGTGGACTCGCGCTACATCGCGCAGCATCTGTTCGTGCCGACCATCGAGCCATCGACCTTTCAGGAAATCAAAGACTGGGTCGGCGTCGCCCTCGACATCTCCTCCGAAGCCTCGCTCTACGTCGGTTACATCATCACGACCCATCAGGCAGATGGCGGCGGCGTGGTCGAACTCCGCCCCCATCCTCCGTTGACCGTCTCGCCTGAAAAGCCCCTGACGATCGATCCCGACCAGATCGCTCTCGATGACCGCATCGTCCTTCCGCCCGATACCGCGCGCCTCGAGCGGGACATGGCTGCCCGACGGCTGCCGATGGCGGTCGATCTGGCGCGGAAGGCGGGGCTGAACCGCATCGTGAACGCCGACGCGCACGCACCGGTCGCGTTCGTCACGGCTGGGGCGGCGTACCTGTACCTCGAGCACGCGCTGCACGAGATGGGCCTCTCCGGCGAGTACCCGATCCTCAAACTCGGCATGACCTATCCGCTGGATTCTGAGAGCATCGTCGATATTGCCAGCCGTGCTGAGCACCTAGTCGTCGTCGAGGAACGTCGCGGTCTGCTCGAGTCGGCGGTCAAGTCGGCTGTAGCCGATATGCTGCGTGACGGAACGCTGCTTCGGGCTCCCCGCGTCTGGGGCAAGCGGCTCCCGTTCGGACTTCCGGGATTGCCCGACACGCTCGGCTTGACACCCACTTCCATCGCAGCGGCGCTCCATCCGCTGTTCGCCCGGCTGCGCGATAACGCCCCGGCGAGCGCCGACGGCAACGGAACCGGTTCGGCGTCCGTCGCGGCGGTTCCCTCCGGGTCTTCGCCCGCACTGCCGCTTCGGACGCCGGGTTACTGCCCCGGATGCCCGCACCGCGACTCCGGCGTCGTGCTCGAGAACATCGTCCACGACTTCGCCGATGCCGACTACATGCGCCATCACCACGGCATGGACCCGATTCAGCTCGTGTTCCACGGCGACATCGGGTGCTACGTCATGTTCAAGTACGATCCCTTCCAGCACCTGATGCACAACCTGGCTGGAATGGGGCTTGGCGGCGGCGGAACGGGAGCCGGGATCGACCCCTTCATCACGAATAAGCAGGTCGTGTTCATCGGGGACTCGACCTTCTTCCACAGCGGAATGATCGGGATCTCCGATTCGATCAAGCACGGGCAGGACATCACCTACATCGTCTTGGACAACAAGACGACGGCAATGACGGGTCACCAGACGACTCCCGGACTCGAGCGCGATCTGATGGGCAATCCGACGGTCGCCCAGGACATCGAGCGGGTCGTCTCCGGGCTGGCGGGCACGACCGATCTGCTGATCGTCCGTACGGATCCTGCGGACTACGTTGCATACCGTCGGCTGCTCGAGAAGACGATCCTCCAGGACGGCGTGAAGATCATCATCGCCGACAAGGAATGCGGGATCACGTACCACCGTCGGCTGCGGCGCGCACGGCGTCAGGAGGAGCGCGAGCGCGGATTCGTGGCGTCGGACCGGTTCATCAACATCACGCCGGAGGCATGCGAGTTCTGCCTGGCGTGCACCCAGGCGACGGGATGCCCGGCGCTCAACATCGTCGAGACCGACTATGGGCCCAAGATCGTCACCGACCTCTCGACGTGCGTCGGCGACTCCGCATGCACGAAGGTCCACGCCTGCCCGGCGTTCGAGGTCGTGACCGTCGAGCGGAAAGCCCCCAAGGCGCAGCGCGACTTCCCGTTGGACACCGTCGAAGAGCCGACTCCGTGCGACTTCGACGAGACGTTCGCCATCTATGCGGCAGGCGTGGGCGGCATGGGAATCGGCGTCATCTCGGCGATCTTGGTGCAGGCAGCGTTCCGACAGGGGTACCGCGTCCAGTTCTGCGACAAGAAGGGCTTGGCGATCCGCAACGGCAGCGTGTTCGCCCACGTCATCCTCTCGAAGTCCGACGCCGTGCTGTCGCCGATCATCCCGGCAGGCAGAGCCGACGTCCTGCTGGGGATCGACGCGCTGGAATCGGCTCGGGCGCTCGACCCCGGCGGGAGGATGTGCGTCGGTTCGCGAGACCGGACGCGCGTCGTCGTGAACACGAGCCGGACTCCGACGATCCCGATGCTCGTCGGCAAGGCGCACTTCGACGTCGCCGATTTGGAGGACACCATCCGCGCGTCGGTCGCCGACGGGGGCTACTTCGCGACCGACTTCTCCGCCCACTCCGAGCGCTACTTCGGGAACAAGCTCTACGCGAATCTGATGCTGCTGGGCGCTGCCTACCAACTCGGGAACCTGCCACTCTCGCTCGATGCGCTCGTATGGGCGATCGAGAACTCCGTGCCTCGGTCGGACATCGATGCCAACCTGAAGGCGTTCCGCATCGGCAGAATGGCGGTGGCGCATCCCTCTCTCTTCGGACCGCCGCAGGCGCAGACGTGCAAGGACCTGGTTCGGGACAAATCACGCATTCTGGCGCGTTCCGTGCGAAAGCGAGAGGACGGCGAGTCGCTGGCGCTCGAATACCAAGACCTCGTGCAGCAATGCGTTGACCGCCTGGAGCTCGACGACGTCGATCACCGGTTCTTCGCGCAGTGCGTGTACGACCTGATCCAGCATGAGGACATCGAATACGCGAGGCTGTATGCCGACCACGTGCTCGACGTGCACCTCAAAGACGGCGCATCGCGGGGCTGGGCGGCGACGCTCGCGGTCATTCGGGGGCTCCACCGCGTCATGTGCATCAAGGACGAGGTCTACGTCGCGCACCTGCTGACCAGCGAGGAGAAGCGCGCGCGGGATCGGGCGCGCTACGACATCAACCCCGCGAATGGCGACACGATCCACTACTCTCATCTGAACC